A stretch of Solidesulfovibrio sp. DNA encodes these proteins:
- a CDS encoding iron-containing alcohol dehydrogenase → MADWEKKIDIRKVFLLQPTRPTTYFGVGAVAKVGDILASLAAKGVDKVLVVTDAIAYQASGAWKTVKPALDAHVAWKHYDKVRPNPTYANCEEAAGLGTDFGAKAILAIGGGSAMDTAKTAAVLMQHPGKKSVDFYEKGEAITGAVPLVLINTSHGTGSECDAFAVAQSDGEDKPAINSPHIYATYTIEDPQLTATMPTKQTISTSIDAVNHALEAATTITTTPYSIGLARDAIRLVATYLPTAVVEPGNLTARYWLMYASAIAGISFDLGFLHITHAMEHAMSTLNVSVTHGDGLGILMPAMVQEIYPAVPEVVAALFEPIIPGLKGVPGETDFVVEKLRQWCHGVGQSTSMAGYYTEADIPALTKTTMASSLSKMLLPLAPIPVTEDVVARIFRNSL, encoded by the coding sequence ATGGCTGACTGGGAAAAGAAAATCGACATCCGCAAAGTATTCCTGCTGCAACCCACCCGCCCCACCACCTACTTCGGCGTGGGCGCCGTGGCCAAGGTCGGCGACATCCTGGCCAGCCTGGCCGCGAAGGGCGTGGACAAGGTCCTCGTGGTCACCGACGCCATCGCCTACCAGGCCAGCGGCGCCTGGAAAACCGTCAAGCCGGCCCTGGACGCCCACGTCGCCTGGAAACACTACGACAAGGTCCGGCCCAACCCCACCTACGCCAACTGCGAGGAGGCCGCGGGCCTGGGCACGGACTTCGGGGCCAAGGCCATCCTGGCCATCGGCGGCGGCAGCGCCATGGACACGGCCAAGACGGCCGCCGTGCTCATGCAGCATCCCGGCAAGAAATCCGTGGACTTCTACGAAAAGGGCGAAGCCATCACCGGCGCCGTGCCGTTGGTGCTCATCAACACCTCCCACGGCACGGGCTCGGAGTGCGACGCCTTCGCCGTGGCCCAGTCCGACGGCGAGGACAAGCCGGCCATCAACTCGCCCCACATCTACGCCACCTATACCATCGAGGACCCGCAGCTCACGGCCACCATGCCGACCAAGCAGACCATCTCCACCTCCATCGACGCGGTCAACCACGCCCTGGAGGCGGCAACGACCATCACCACCACGCCCTACTCCATCGGCCTGGCCCGCGACGCCATCCGCCTGGTCGCCACCTACCTGCCCACGGCCGTGGTGGAGCCGGGCAACCTGACCGCCCGCTACTGGCTCATGTACGCCTCGGCCATCGCCGGCATCAGCTTCGACCTGGGCTTTTTGCACATCACCCACGCCATGGAACACGCCATGAGCACCTTAAACGTCTCCGTCACCCACGGCGACGGCCTGGGCATCCTCATGCCGGCCATGGTCCAGGAGATCTACCCGGCCGTGCCCGAGGTGGTGGCCGCGCTTTTCGAGCCCATCATCCCGGGGCTCAAGGGCGTGCCCGGCGAAACGGACTTCGTGGTGGAAAAGCTGCGCCAGTGGTGCCACGGCGTGGGCCAGTCCACCTCCATGGCCGGCTACTACACCGAGGCCGACATCCCGGCCCTGACCAAGACGACCATGGCCTCGTCGCTGTCCAAGATGCTCCTCCCCCTGGCGCCCATCCCGGTGACCGAGGACGTGGTGGCCCGCATCTTCCGCAATTCCCTCTAA
- a CDS encoding SGNH/GDSL hydrolase family protein: MRRLLFFCLAGVVLLSGVEVGFRLWLGSPNPAKPERIDWACKRDPHLGYVFVPGAVGPGGPGANSINSLGFRGPEISLEKPPGTYRILCVGDSITNGVNVHNDTTYPGILQRFFDAEPVPGLRVEVVNAGVAGYLSDHQRYRMACDFARLKPDCLVFLMGECDVSAALLANETWQAVGRPKPMAISWLDNAPVAWAADHSALAFQLKGWLERAVIAYRLGQTAKQDLTERLTAALALYRANMEAMLAECRTRGIRVVLVNYPWNFSDKVGRDDNFNEVKSLIRAHEFNLYWQGAPLLAQANRELAAAWGIPFVDPQPVLYALADRRQVFDDFIHPNKKGNFLLAHGLAVALRREVFGLPAGQDRVPYDLVVECLVD; the protein is encoded by the coding sequence ATGAGACGGCTCTTGTTTTTTTGCCTCGCCGGTGTGGTGCTGTTGTCCGGCGTTGAAGTGGGGTTCCGCCTGTGGCTCGGTTCCCCGAATCCGGCCAAACCCGAACGGATCGACTGGGCCTGCAAGCGGGATCCCCACCTGGGCTACGTCTTCGTGCCGGGGGCGGTGGGGCCGGGTGGGCCGGGCGCCAATTCCATCAATTCCCTGGGGTTTCGCGGCCCGGAAATCTCCCTGGAAAAACCCCCGGGCACCTACCGCATCCTGTGCGTCGGGGATTCCATCACCAACGGGGTCAATGTCCACAACGACACCACCTACCCGGGCATTCTCCAGCGCTTCTTCGACGCCGAGCCCGTGCCCGGCCTGCGGGTGGAGGTGGTCAACGCCGGGGTGGCGGGCTATCTGTCCGATCACCAGCGCTACCGGATGGCCTGCGATTTCGCGCGCTTGAAACCGGACTGCCTCGTGTTTCTCATGGGCGAATGCGACGTCTCCGCCGCCCTGCTGGCCAACGAGACGTGGCAGGCCGTGGGCCGCCCCAAGCCCATGGCCATATCCTGGCTGGACAACGCCCCGGTCGCCTGGGCCGCGGACCACAGTGCCCTGGCCTTTCAGCTTAAGGGCTGGCTGGAGCGCGCGGTCATCGCATACCGTCTGGGCCAGACGGCCAAGCAGGACCTGACCGAGCGGCTGACGGCGGCCCTGGCCCTCTACAGGGCCAACATGGAAGCCATGCTGGCCGAGTGCCGGACCCGGGGCATCCGGGTGGTGCTGGTCAACTATCCTTGGAACTTCAGCGACAAAGTCGGCCGGGACGACAACTTCAACGAGGTCAAGAGCCTCATCAGGGCCCACGAGTTCAACCTGTATTGGCAGGGCGCGCCGCTGCTGGCCCAGGCCAACCGGGAGCTCGCCGCCGCCTGGGGCATTCCGTTCGTGGACCCGCAACCCGTGCTCTACGCCCTGGCCGACCGCCGCCAGGTGTTCGACGATTTCATCCATCCCAACAAGAAGGGAAACTTCCTGCTGGCCCACGGCCTCGCCGTCGCCTTGCGCCGCGAGGTCTTCGGGCTTCCCGCCGGCCAGGACCGCGTGCCCTACGACCTTGTGGTCGAGTGCCTCGTCGATTGA
- a CDS encoding 6-phosphofructo-2-kinase/fructose-2,6-bisphosphatase codes for MPRPRKLYIAMVGLPAMGKSTVAAKIKENLEKDDIKVGLFNNGDVRRRMIPGNTSHAGFYDPANAEAAGLRERIAAVNFAEAKAFMAGGGDIAILDATNVSRKRRDTLREQLPNHPVLFVECINDDPELLALSVARKTRLPEFAHLGEAEAKASFVTRIGYYRHIYEPPVEVRDLVRLDTLNNRILAERVSAELPYYGRIRDLLMSDWIKNLFLVRHAQSEYNVKDRVGGDSSLTDKGRGQAWALSRHFIGTPLPYIFTSTLARTLEMAEPMLETRKGQTIHHAFPEFDEIGVGACEGMSYAEIERDMPELFAARARNKYNFVYPGGEGYATMAGRVYRGIKKALYLSGNSEHIMIIGHQAVNRMILSDFLFRRAEDVPYIFIPQDKYFHIVSTQTKKLFELRKY; via the coding sequence ATGCCCCGGCCGCGCAAGCTCTACATCGCCATGGTGGGCCTGCCGGCCATGGGCAAGTCGACCGTCGCCGCCAAGATCAAGGAAAACCTGGAAAAGGACGACATCAAGGTCGGGCTTTTCAACAACGGGGACGTGCGGCGGCGCATGATCCCCGGCAACACCTCCCACGCCGGCTTCTACGACCCGGCCAACGCCGAGGCGGCGGGGCTGCGCGAGCGCATCGCCGCCGTCAATTTCGCCGAGGCCAAGGCCTTCATGGCCGGCGGCGGCGACATCGCCATCCTCGACGCCACCAACGTCTCGCGAAAACGCCGCGACACCCTGCGCGAACAGCTGCCCAACCATCCGGTGCTGTTCGTCGAGTGCATCAACGACGACCCCGAGCTGCTCGCCCTGTCCGTGGCCCGCAAGACGCGCCTGCCCGAATTCGCCCACCTCGGCGAAGCCGAGGCCAAGGCCAGCTTCGTCACCCGCATCGGCTACTACCGCCACATCTACGAGCCGCCGGTGGAGGTGCGCGACCTGGTGCGCCTGGACACCCTCAACAACCGCATCCTCGCCGAGCGCGTCTCGGCCGAGCTGCCCTATTACGGCCGCATCCGCGACCTGCTCATGTCCGACTGGATCAAAAACCTCTTTCTCGTGCGCCACGCCCAAAGCGAGTACAACGTCAAGGACCGGGTCGGCGGCGATTCGAGCCTCACGGACAAGGGCCGGGGGCAAGCCTGGGCTCTGTCGCGCCATTTCATCGGCACGCCCTTGCCCTACATCTTCACCAGCACCCTGGCGCGTACCCTGGAGATGGCCGAGCCGATGCTCGAAACGCGCAAGGGCCAGACCATCCACCACGCCTTTCCGGAATTCGACGAGATCGGCGTGGGTGCGTGCGAGGGCATGTCCTATGCCGAGATCGAGCGCGACATGCCGGAACTGTTCGCCGCCCGGGCCCGCAACAAATACAATTTCGTCTACCCCGGCGGCGAGGGCTACGCCACCATGGCCGGCCGGGTCTACCGGGGCATCAAGAAGGCCCTCTATTTGAGCGGCAATTCCGAGCACATCATGATCATCGGCCACCAGGCGGTCAACCGCATGATCCTCTCGGACTTCCTGTTCCGCCGGGCCGAGGACGTGCCCTACATCTTCATCCCCCAGGACAAGTACTTCCACATCGTCTCGACGCAGACGAAAAAGCTCTTCGAGCTGCGCAAATACTGA
- a CDS encoding NADH:flavin oxidoreductase, with product MRVFTPFVINGMRLRNRFVRSATAEGLAAPDGSVTDRLEAAMKALAVGGVGLVISGHAYVEKRGQAGLGQMGVHLPAMEAGVARLARCVHAHGGRFVVQLAHAGCRADPALSGEPAVGPSAPEGADGGACQAMTAEDLARLEAAFAAAAALCRDAGADGVQIHAAHGYGISQFLSPRTNRRQGAYGGSLENRARLLLEIVGSIRGLVGRDFPLLVKINSEDFLEGGMDAAESRRVVAWLETAGVDAVELSGGTLDSGRLSPVRPGRFPLPEGEAWYREAARAVKAAGLGIPLALVGGVRSLETAEELVASGTADLLALSRPLIREPGLVARWQSGDRTPSACLSDNLCFVPLRRGEGVSCLTEARRKRRDGREADGRA from the coding sequence ATGCGCGTCTTCACGCCCTTTGTCATCAACGGCATGCGGTTGCGCAACCGCTTCGTCCGTTCGGCCACGGCGGAAGGCCTGGCCGCGCCCGACGGCTCGGTCACGGACCGTCTGGAGGCGGCCATGAAGGCCTTGGCCGTGGGCGGGGTGGGGCTCGTGATCTCCGGCCACGCCTACGTCGAAAAGCGCGGCCAGGCCGGGCTTGGCCAAATGGGCGTCCACCTGCCGGCGATGGAGGCCGGGGTGGCCAGGCTGGCCCGTTGCGTCCACGCCCACGGCGGGCGGTTCGTGGTGCAGCTGGCCCACGCCGGCTGCCGGGCCGATCCGGCCCTTTCCGGCGAGCCGGCCGTGGGGCCGTCCGCTCCGGAGGGGGCCGACGGCGGCGCCTGCCAGGCCATGACCGCCGAGGACCTGGCCCGGCTGGAGGCGGCGTTCGCCGCGGCGGCGGCCCTTTGCCGCGACGCCGGCGCCGACGGCGTGCAGATCCACGCCGCCCACGGCTACGGCATAAGCCAGTTCCTCTCGCCCCGCACCAACCGCCGCCAGGGGGCCTACGGCGGCTCCCTGGAAAACCGGGCCAGGCTGCTCCTGGAAATCGTGGGCTCCATCCGGGGCCTGGTCGGGCGGGATTTCCCGCTGCTGGTCAAGATCAACAGCGAGGATTTCCTGGAGGGCGGCATGGACGCCGCCGAGAGCCGGCGGGTCGTGGCCTGGCTGGAGACGGCCGGGGTGGACGCGGTGGAGCTTTCCGGCGGCACGCTGGATTCGGGCAGGCTCTCGCCGGTGCGGCCGGGGCGGTTTCCCCTCCCCGAGGGCGAGGCCTGGTACCGGGAGGCCGCCCGGGCCGTCAAGGCGGCGGGGCTCGGCATTCCCCTGGCCCTGGTCGGCGGCGTGCGCAGCCTGGAGACGGCCGAGGAGCTGGTCGCCTCGGGCACGGCCGACTTGCTGGCCCTGTCGCGGCCGCTGATCCGCGAACCCGGGCTGGTGGCCCGCTGGCAGTCCGGCGACCGGACGCCGTCGGCCTGCCTGAGCGACAACCTGTGCTTCGTGCCCCTGCGGCGCGGCGAGGGCGTGTCCTGCCTGACCGAGGCCCGGCGGAAGCGGCGGGACGGCCGGGAGGCCGATGGCCGGGCCTAG
- a CDS encoding DNA-binding protein encodes MRTAKAVMGEGLSIRYEVVDEKDAAIYVGLSVKALQMRRATHKAPAYIKVGRSVRYRIADLDAFLAAHRIDPERAA; translated from the coding sequence ATGAGAACCGCCAAGGCCGTGATGGGTGAAGGCCTGTCCATCCGCTATGAAGTGGTGGATGAGAAAGATGCCGCTATCTATGTAGGTCTATCCGTTAAAGCGCTTCAGATGCGAAGGGCTACGCACAAGGCCCCCGCTTACATCAAAGTTGGTCGCTCGGTTCGCTACCGCATTGCGGACCTGGACGCCTTTCTTGCCGCCCATCGCATTGACCCCGAGCGCGCGGCATAG
- a CDS encoding site-specific integrase, which produces MPKQERFKTDYPGVSFIMGTAVATGKPERIYFIRYRRDGKLVEEKAGRQFQDAMTPAKAARIRAERIEGKALSNQARRDEEKAVKEAEAGRWTLAKLWSEYASHKPENHALSTDRSRFENYLKPAFGEKEPAEVLTLDLDRMRSRLLKQGKSPQTVKHVLALFKRLVRFGVKKGLCDSPDPRKQTISMPRVDNETTEDLDADELARLVQAIEDEPNVQAANFMRLALFTGMRRGELFKLEWRDIDFERGFIHIRHPKGGKSQKIPLNDAARSVLEGHPHVEDSPYVFPGQGGKQRVTIQVASNRIKARAGLPADFRPLHGLRHLFASTLASSGQVDLLTLQKLLTHKSPNMTKRYSHLRDDALKQASEVAGNLLGKAASKPDESIGRKVISLGKER; this is translated from the coding sequence ATGCCGAAACAAGAGCGATTCAAAACCGACTATCCGGGCGTCAGTTTTATCATGGGCACGGCCGTGGCCACGGGGAAGCCCGAGCGCATCTATTTCATCCGCTACCGCCGCGACGGAAAGCTCGTCGAGGAAAAAGCCGGCCGCCAGTTTCAGGACGCCATGACTCCGGCCAAGGCGGCACGGATCAGGGCCGAACGCATCGAGGGCAAGGCCCTGTCCAATCAGGCCCGACGAGACGAGGAGAAGGCCGTCAAGGAAGCTGAGGCTGGACGCTGGACCCTGGCGAAGCTGTGGAGCGAATACGCTTCCCACAAGCCCGAGAACCACGCCCTTTCGACCGACAGGAGTCGGTTTGAAAACTACCTCAAGCCCGCCTTCGGGGAGAAGGAGCCGGCCGAAGTCCTGACCCTGGACCTCGACCGTATGCGCTCCCGCCTGCTCAAGCAGGGCAAGTCCCCTCAAACCGTCAAGCACGTCCTGGCCCTGTTCAAGCGCCTTGTCCGCTTCGGCGTCAAAAAGGGCCTGTGCGATTCCCCCGACCCGCGCAAGCAGACGATCAGCATGCCGCGCGTGGACAACGAGACGACGGAAGACCTCGACGCCGACGAACTGGCCCGACTTGTCCAGGCCATCGAAGACGAGCCCAATGTCCAGGCCGCGAACTTCATGCGGCTGGCCCTGTTCACTGGCATGCGGCGCGGGGAGCTTTTCAAGCTCGAATGGCGGGACATCGACTTCGAGCGCGGCTTCATCCATATCCGCCATCCCAAGGGCGGCAAGAGCCAGAAAATCCCGCTCAACGACGCGGCCAGGAGCGTGCTTGAAGGCCATCCCCATGTGGAGGATTCGCCCTACGTCTTCCCCGGTCAGGGCGGCAAGCAGCGCGTGACCATCCAAGTGGCAAGCAACCGCATCAAGGCCCGCGCCGGCCTGCCTGCCGATTTCCGCCCGCTGCACGGCCTGCGGCATCTTTTTGCGTCCACGCTGGCGTCATCCGGTCAGGTGGACTTGCTGACCCTGCAAAAGCTCCTGACCCATAAGTCGCCCAACATGACGAAGCGATATTCGCATCTGCGGGACGACGCCCTCAAGCAGGCGTCCGAGGTGGCGGGCAATCTCCTGGGGAAGGCCGCCAGCAAACCCGATGAATCCATAGGACGTAAGGTTATTTCCCTGGGAAAAGAGCGATGA
- a CDS encoding type II toxin-antitoxin system PemK/MazF family toxin, with protein sequence MKRGDVALAVFPNTDGLTAKLRPVVIIQADGLDTGLPQILVAMVTSNLRRAGKPFRVSIVLASPEGRASGLLSDSVVMADCVATIATKAVHRVIGRMDRDALDQALKVALDL encoded by the coding sequence TTGAAACGCGGTGACGTAGCGCTTGCCGTCTTCCCCAACACGGACGGCCTGACCGCCAAGCTGCGGCCGGTGGTTATCATTCAGGCGGACGGGCTGGACACGGGCTTGCCGCAAATCCTGGTCGCCATGGTGACAAGCAACCTGCGCCGAGCAGGGAAACCCTTTCGGGTGTCCATCGTCCTGGCCAGTCCCGAAGGCCGGGCCTCCGGCTTGCTCTCCGACTCCGTGGTCATGGCCGATTGCGTGGCGACCATCGCCACCAAGGCCGTGCATCGCGTCATCGGCCGCATGGACAGGGACGCGCTTGACCAAGCCCTGAAGGTGGCGCTGGACCTGTAG
- a CDS encoding CHC2 zinc finger domain-containing protein, translated as MTILDLLPSAGLKYVAGTSGGEFAGACPLCGGTDRFRCWPHHPSGATGGKFMCRGCGRSGDAIAFIMECDGVGYVEACRRLGTTPRPGRRSMVPMQKAAWSPKPSLLPCPDWQATAAAFVEYAAGVMAISAEGQAYALGRGLTPETIQACRVGWNPRMSRDPRESWGLPPEVNAETGNPKTVWLPRGLVVPSFRAGAVTAIKIRRPDWREGDPAPKYAWTVGGCMSPMTLGVAPGQPVAVVEGELDALLIHQAAGDLVTAMAMRSAKNKPDASAHALLNAAPLILVALDADEAGREGWLWWRATYPQAKRLPPILGKDPGESLKAGLDLRVWIQVGLTPQPQRRPEPIHAPARRDELPAWAR; from the coding sequence GTGACCATCCTGGACCTCCTCCCTTCTGCCGGGCTCAAATACGTGGCCGGGACATCGGGCGGGGAATTCGCCGGGGCCTGTCCCCTGTGTGGCGGCACTGACCGCTTCCGGTGTTGGCCGCATCACCCGAGCGGCGCGACCGGTGGGAAGTTCATGTGCAGGGGTTGCGGCCGAAGCGGCGATGCCATCGCATTCATCATGGAGTGCGACGGCGTGGGGTACGTCGAGGCCTGCCGCCGGCTGGGCACGACACCGCGCCCCGGCCGCCGCTCCATGGTCCCTATGCAAAAGGCGGCCTGGAGCCCAAAGCCTTCCCTTCTGCCCTGCCCGGACTGGCAGGCCACGGCCGCCGCGTTCGTGGAGTATGCCGCTGGCGTCATGGCCATAAGCGCCGAGGGCCAGGCCTACGCCCTGGGGCGCGGGCTGACGCCGGAGACGATCCAGGCGTGCCGCGTTGGTTGGAATCCTCGCATGAGCCGCGACCCACGCGAGTCCTGGGGCCTGCCGCCCGAGGTGAACGCGGAGACCGGCAACCCCAAGACGGTTTGGCTGCCCCGCGGCCTGGTCGTTCCATCCTTCCGCGCCGGCGCCGTCACGGCGATCAAGATTCGCCGGCCAGACTGGCGCGAGGGTGACCCGGCCCCGAAGTATGCGTGGACGGTGGGCGGCTGCATGAGCCCCATGACGTTGGGCGTGGCTCCAGGCCAGCCGGTGGCCGTGGTCGAGGGAGAGCTTGATGCGCTCCTCATCCATCAAGCGGCCGGGGACCTGGTCACGGCCATGGCCATGCGTTCGGCCAAGAACAAACCGGATGCCTCGGCCCATGCGCTCCTCAATGCCGCGCCGCTCATCCTGGTGGCCTTGGACGCCGACGAGGCCGGCCGCGAGGGCTGGCTATGGTGGCGCGCGACCTATCCCCAGGCCAAGCGGTTGCCTCCCATCCTAGGGAAGGACCCGGGCGAGAGCCTGAAAGCTGGCCTGGACCTGCGGGTCTGGATTCAGGTCGGGCTGACACCCCAACCCCAGCGCCGGCCCGAACCCATCCATGCACCTGCCAGGCGGGATGAGTTGCCGGCCTGGGCCCGCTGA
- a CDS encoding AAA family ATPase, translating to MIDLNLARAQQTPTVAPEPAKTLDDPVAITAAVQAGLAQEGAAGQEEGQPQEEPRGFFASLDLAKFETGRFLDEEPPPPSWIFDNSFLAGTVGFVAGAQGTGKSRFLLQIGAAIATGHRGFLGDALRPARKGKVLAIFCEESRPVLWRRIRRMFRAFCPIRAESEDGKTVTLLPHPAETDFRTNFIAIPAAGQDLRLVEMAGGEARPSRNFHELLALAKSIPGLALTILDPQSRLYGQNENDNACATTFCSLLEHLAQETGAGVLCCAHVGKGVAKKRDGSFDVDAALHQDAMRGASGFSAAARWQLNLASLPGKAARARGVGSKAGDGQYLAGKVNKANDAPLGEVFYLHREHDGTLRYVEPEKTEEDKALEAQLVERITAEVRRREEANEPALTIKALGDVFPARWKEDIPGATKTAVRAAVSAALLDGHLFEVQRRGGNRKLNFYLSASPDTPLSTGQEEPSGDVGTGQRTGQELPDRTGQKGPSGAKMASLLDSGTGQKDTGQNTPSGPGTRMKSRTGHRTASLSKERENTCPVFPSSDSLDTEPEGGDAE from the coding sequence ATGATCGACCTCAACCTCGCCCGTGCCCAACAGACGCCGACGGTGGCGCCGGAACCTGCCAAGACCCTCGATGACCCTGTAGCCATTACTGCCGCTGTTCAAGCCGGGCTTGCCCAGGAAGGGGCGGCCGGGCAGGAGGAGGGACAGCCCCAGGAGGAGCCCCGCGGCTTCTTTGCTTCCCTTGACCTGGCCAAGTTCGAAACCGGCCGTTTTTTGGATGAGGAGCCGCCCCCGCCTTCCTGGATATTCGATAATTCCTTCCTTGCCGGGACGGTCGGTTTTGTGGCCGGGGCGCAAGGGACCGGGAAAAGCCGCTTCCTGCTTCAGATCGGTGCGGCCATTGCCACGGGGCATAGGGGGTTTCTCGGAGACGCTCTACGCCCGGCACGAAAAGGCAAGGTCCTGGCCATATTCTGTGAAGAATCCAGACCTGTCCTATGGCGACGCATCCGCCGCATGTTCCGGGCGTTTTGCCCTATCCGGGCCGAGTCGGAAGACGGGAAAACAGTAACTCTCCTGCCTCATCCGGCCGAGACGGATTTTCGAACCAACTTCATCGCCATACCTGCCGCCGGGCAGGACCTGCGTTTGGTTGAGATGGCTGGCGGCGAGGCGCGGCCGTCGCGTAACTTCCACGAGTTGCTTGCTTTGGCGAAGTCCATCCCCGGGTTGGCCTTGACCATCCTGGACCCTCAATCGCGTCTCTACGGGCAAAACGAAAACGACAACGCATGCGCCACCACGTTTTGCTCTCTTCTCGAACATCTGGCTCAGGAGACGGGAGCGGGTGTCTTGTGCTGCGCTCATGTGGGCAAGGGGGTGGCCAAGAAAAGGGATGGCTCCTTCGATGTTGACGCGGCCTTGCACCAGGACGCCATGCGCGGGGCCAGTGGCTTTTCGGCTGCTGCGCGATGGCAACTCAACCTGGCTTCCCTTCCCGGCAAAGCGGCCAGGGCCCGGGGCGTGGGCAGCAAGGCAGGCGATGGGCAATACCTCGCCGGCAAGGTCAACAAAGCCAATGACGCGCCCTTGGGCGAAGTCTTTTACCTGCACCGTGAGCACGACGGCACATTGCGGTACGTCGAACCCGAGAAGACCGAAGAGGACAAAGCCCTTGAAGCCCAGCTTGTGGAGCGGATCACGGCCGAGGTCCGCCGACGCGAGGAAGCGAACGAACCCGCGTTGACCATCAAGGCCCTTGGAGATGTCTTCCCGGCAAGGTGGAAGGAGGACATCCCGGGAGCGACCAAGACGGCCGTTCGCGCCGCCGTGTCCGCCGCGCTCCTGGATGGCCACTTGTTCGAGGTGCAGCGTCGAGGTGGCAACCGAAAGCTAAACTTCTACCTGAGTGCTTCGCCGGACACCCCCCTAAGCACCGGACAGGAGGAGCCGTCCGGTGACGTTGGGACCGGACAGAGGACCGGACAGGAATTGCCGGACAGGACCGGACAGAAAGGGCCGTCCGGTGCAAAAATGGCGTCATTACTTGATTCCGGGACCGGACAGAAAGACACCGGACAAAACACCCCGTCCGGCCCCGGAACCCGCATGAAATCTAGGACCGGACACCGGACAGCTTCTCTCTCTAAAGAGAGGGAAAACACCTGTCCGGTGTTTCCCTCTTCAGACTCTTTGGACACCGAACCCGAAGGGGGAGATGCAGAGTGA